In Calditerrivibrio sp., the following are encoded in one genomic region:
- a CDS encoding polymer-forming cytoskeletal protein, translated as MLKEKKNDEVTINAFLGNKTNFNGTLIFDGIVRIDGIFKGNIISSDTLVIANTGNVEADIETSVVKISGTFKGTIKAKSIVELLKPAIVNGTIITPSIKIEEGVIINGTIEMNKSGDTK; from the coding sequence ATGTTAAAAGAAAAGAAAAACGATGAAGTAACCATCAATGCCTTTTTAGGTAATAAAACAAACTTCAACGGAACACTTATTTTTGATGGAATAGTAAGGATTGATGGGATATTCAAAGGTAATATCATCTCATCCGATACCCTCGTCATTGCAAATACTGGGAACGTGGAAGCAGATATAGAAACATCTGTGGTTAAGATATCTGGTACCTTCAAGGGAACAATAAAAGCGAAATCGATTGTGGAGCTACTCAAACCAGCTATAGTTAACGGCACTATAATAACACCCTCAATAAAGATAGAGGAAGGAGTAATAATAAATGGAACCATAGAGATGAACAAGTCAGGAGATACAAAATGA